The Pseudomonas viciae genomic interval AGGCCGATAAGCCCGCACAAACAACCCCACCACTTCCTGCACATGCGCCTCGGCCGCTTCGGGTTCCTGGCGCGGGCCGCAGCCAGACAACAAGCGGAAATTCGCCGCGCCCTTGATCAGGCAGAAGAAATGCTCGGCGGCATTGCGCGGTTTATCGATGCACAGGGCGCCGCTCTGATGGACCTTGGTCAGCAGCCGTTCCATGCCTGAGAGCATCCGCTGCGGGCCGGCTTCGAAGAAAATCGCCGAGAGTTTTGGATCCTGGCTACCCAGCGCCATGATCAGGCGATGCAGATTCAACGATTCATCGCTGTTGATCAGTCGGTTGAACCCACGGGCGATGTTCAACAACACCTGTTCGATCGGAACGCCGTCCGGCCATTCGAAGAAAAGCGTCGGCACCTGTTCTTCACACTTGGCTATCACGGCGGCGGAAAACAGCGTTTCCTTGTCGGTGAAGTGGCTATAGACGGTCAGCTTCGACACGCCCGCCTCGGTGGCAACTGCGTCCATGCTGGTGCTGGCGTAACCCAAGCTCAGGAACAGGCGTTTCGCCGCGTCGAGAATGGCCTGGCGCTTGGCCAGATCCTTCGGACGACCGGGACCGCTGGGGGGGGAAAGATTGTTCGACATTTCTTCGCTTTAATACTGGACTGGTGAGTTTGCTATTAATAACATACTAGCCAGTATAATTA includes:
- a CDS encoding TetR/AcrR family transcriptional regulator, with product MSNNLSPPSGPGRPKDLAKRQAILDAAKRLFLSLGYASTSMDAVATEAGVSKLTVYSHFTDKETLFSAAVIAKCEEQVPTLFFEWPDGVPIEQVLLNIARGFNRLINSDESLNLHRLIMALGSQDPKLSAIFFEAGPQRMLSGMERLLTKVHQSGALCIDKPRNAAEHFFCLIKGAANFRLLSGCGPRQEPEAAEAHVQEVVGLFVRAYRP